The proteins below come from a single Mesobacillus jeotgali genomic window:
- a CDS encoding glycosyltransferase family 4 protein, whose amino-acid sequence MKVLHLISGGETGGSKNHLLSLLKNLKDTEVLLGVFQEGKLSEEARQMGIPVIVYGQSSRYDFSVISKIKQTIKDNQISIVHTHGPRANLFTYFVRQTIPFKWISTIHSDPSQDFIKGGIKGKIFTTINMTVIKKIDHFFAVSERFKQMLVGFGLRAEKITTVYNGISFDEKLQCKLPRVDLQLKEDDFVICMVARLHPIKGHTVVFEALKKVLATKPNVKLLLIGDGPEREDLEREVRDKGLTENVRFLGFQQDVHSYLCLSDVKLLASYSESFPLVILEAARAHTPVISTDVGGVKDLISDPSLGWVVPIKDSAALAGAVTEAINTTNLPELGNNLYEKASRLYSIDQLAKSTEKTYKKI is encoded by the coding sequence ATGAAAGTCCTTCATCTCATTAGCGGCGGAGAAACAGGTGGTTCCAAAAACCACCTGCTTTCTTTATTGAAGAACCTGAAAGATACGGAAGTCCTGCTCGGAGTTTTCCAGGAAGGGAAACTATCAGAAGAAGCAAGGCAAATGGGGATCCCGGTCATCGTGTACGGCCAGTCATCCCGCTACGATTTTTCTGTCATCAGCAAAATCAAGCAAACAATCAAAGACAATCAGATTTCGATTGTCCATACACATGGCCCGCGCGCCAATTTATTCACCTATTTCGTACGCCAAACCATTCCATTCAAATGGATCAGCACCATTCACAGCGACCCATCCCAGGATTTCATCAAAGGCGGCATCAAGGGAAAGATTTTCACGACAATCAATATGACGGTCATCAAGAAGATCGACCATTTTTTCGCTGTTTCCGAACGCTTCAAACAAATGCTCGTCGGCTTCGGACTTCGTGCTGAAAAAATCACCACGGTTTATAACGGCATTTCCTTTGATGAAAAGCTGCAGTGCAAGCTGCCACGGGTAGACCTTCAACTAAAAGAAGATGATTTTGTCATCTGCATGGTCGCAAGGCTGCATCCGATCAAAGGACACACCGTCGTGTTTGAAGCACTGAAAAAAGTTTTGGCAACAAAACCAAACGTAAAACTTCTGCTCATCGGCGATGGTCCGGAAAGGGAAGACCTCGAACGCGAAGTCCGAGACAAGGGTTTAACAGAAAACGTCCGCTTCCTTGGTTTTCAGCAGGATGTCCATTCCTATCTGTGCCTTTCAGATGTAAAACTGCTCGCTTCATATAGCGAAAGCTTCCCGCTCGTCATCCTTGAAGCAGCCCGCGCGCATACACCGGTCATCTCCACAGATGTCGGCGGAGTGAAGGATCTTATTTCCGATCCATCATTAGGCTGGGTCGTTCCAATCAAAGACTCAGCAGCACTGGCAGGAGCCGTTACCGAAGCAATCAATACAACGAACCTTCCTGAACTCGGGAATAATCTGTACGAAAAAGCATCCAGGCTCTATTCCATCGACCAGCTGGCAAAAAGCACAGAAAAAACTTATAAAAAAATTTAA